The Haploplasma axanthum region TTTATCAACATTCTTAGAAAGCTTAGTAATCTCATCATTTGTTTCTTTAATTCCGCGATTCTTCAAGGTTTCAGTTGCTTCTTTTTGGTATGTTAGAACTTCTTTAACCCATTTATTCTCTAAGACAAGTGCTTCGTTATACATTTTTTCTTTAACTTCACGTGCCATTTTAGTAATGATATATTTATGTTCTGCATCATTAAATTTTTTAACTGGATCATTTGCATTAATAAGCCTATTAAAAACATCTTCATCTTGATTACTATTAAAATAATGTTCATATACTTGATCAACGATAGCATATTGATCCAATAATATCTGTTTCAAATTATGTTTTTCATTGCTATTAAACTTACTAATCTCATCAAACTGTTTACCAAATATCTGTTTGGCTTTTTTTAAATAATATTCTGTTGCTTGTTGTGGTTCCATATCAAGATATGGTAAATCAATACTTGCATCAGCAACATAATCTTCACGATTATCTTTAGGTTTTATTGATCTACTAACAAGTTTTTCATCCGAATTATTTGCACTACCTAAATTGCTATTATTAAAAATAACTGAAAATAAAAATAGGATTCCTTGATCTAATTGTAAATGGTAATCACGATTAAATCTTTTATTTCTAATCTCACTTTCAAGTGTATAATCTAAGACATGAATTCTATCTAAATATAACCATAGCAAGTATGCATTTCTAAAATCTGGGTTCTTTAAAATAATTTGAGTTTTCATAATTGGAGCTTTAACTTTTTTATATCTTAACATTATTCTCATAAACTCACTATGATACATTCTAGAAACTATCTTATATGCTTCCTCAACTCTTTCATAAACTCTGTGGTTATGTTCGTCAATTTCCTTAGAATCCATTTCTTCTAAAGCTTTTAATGAAACGCTTAATTCATAGTTAGCATTGTTTAAATGAAACTCATTTGATAAATCAAAATTTGTTTCTTTAAATCCATGCATATGTTCTTTAATAGTTTTTAATCTGTTTGAAAGATAATCATTTAATCTACAAATTAGTGTCATTATAAATCTATTCTCATATATACCATATTCAATCTCTGATAAGTTATTTAAAACTTTTTCTGGTATTATTCCATCTTCATCAACAACTTCTCTAATATATCTTGTATTTTGAATTAAATGTCTAATTGACTCTGGATTTGTTCTTCTTGTTTTTTCAATTGGTAATATCTCTGTTTCATATCTAAGTGATGATCTAAGATTTCTTGTTATCTTATCTAGGCTTGGAAAAAACGATTCTAAGTTAGATATCCAATCTTCATCAAACTTTTTATATTCTAATTTTTGAAATTGTTTTCGAGTAATTTTCCCTTTTTTTACTGCATCATAAAAAATATTAGGAAAATCTAATTCTTTTTCAACTTTATTTATTTCGCTAATAATACTTTCTTGAAACAGTCTTGAATCATATTTTCTTTTCATAAATATCAAATCCTATATTTGTCTTATATATTTTTGAATCATCGTTTTTGAATCAATAAGTTTATCTTTTCCAAATAATTGATCAAAGATGACTAACAACTCTTCTAATTCTTTCTTTAAAAAAGGTAAGTTTAAAGTTTCAAATTTACGAATGATTTTTCTAGAAACAATATAGTCGATACCTTCAACTTCATCTCTTCCACATGCAATATATACTGGAACAAACGTTAATAATTGCTTCATAATACGATTACCAAATGTAATTTCAAAGTTTTTAGTTATGTAATTATCAAGTTCTTTAATTGCTTCTAAGCCTCTATCTGATAGTTTATACTCATCTAGGGCATTATCAAATAACTCCCTAATATACTTGTATGATAGTTTTATGCTTGGTGTTTCAGGAGCATCGAAACTTTCAGCTTTGTCATTCATTTCAATTGATGCTGCTCTATCGTATACTTTATCTGTAATAGCAAACGTTGAATCATCTTTGTTTGCTGTACCAACAAACCAAATATTTTCTGGAATCTTAATTTTTCCTTCTTTAAGATTAATTGGATCTCCTATTATTTGCTCTGGAACAATATCTAATAACCATTCATCTGAATTAGGTAATTCAAGTAAGGATAAGAAATCTGCAAAGTAATATTCAACTCTCGCTAGATTCATTTCATCTAAAACAATTAATTGAATATCTGTTCTATATGTAGTTTCATAGATTGTTTTTAAAAATTCTGTTTCATTAAACTTCTTTGTAAACTCATTTAAATACCCCATCATTTCATAACGATCTCGCCATGAAGGTTGTACTGATATAATTGCAGAGTTATGATTAATAAACTTACCAAAAGCATATGGAAGTGAAGTTTTCCCTGTCCCTGATATCCCTTCTAAGATCATAATTTTAGATGTTGCCATACCAGCTAAAAAGATAGAAATAATTCTTTCATTATAATAAAGTTTATGATTTTTGGCTGAATAGTTTCTAAAATGCGTAACTAATTGACTTAGTGTTAATTTTTCTTCCTCTTTCATATAAGTAGGTAATACACTATATTTATATTTTTCATCAATTAGAGTTAATTTAACAAATCTATTTCCTTTTGTTCGTTGTTGTTCTGTTTTAGCAACTTGCTTATTTCCTTGAAAACCTAATTCATTTTTAGGAACGTTATTTATATTAGCAATTCCACCATTTTTAAGTTTTCTTTCTAAAACATTCATTCTTGATAATAGTTCTAATTTTTCATATTCAATTTTTGTAAATCTAAAGTATCTTTTTAGTAACTGAAAAACAACTACAAAAAACATTACAACAAGAATTAAGAAGATCACTATGAAGAAAACAGATAACATCCAATCTAAAAAACTAAATGATTTTGATACTATTAAAAATTCTTTAGCATATTCTATAGGGTAGCCAATTAGCAAATTATATATACCTACAAAAAAACTCTTTATAAGTCGCCACAGATTGTCTAAAAACAATCTAAAAAAATCCACAAACCACTGTGAAAACTGTCCCATTATTTTCTACCTCTATTCTTTTTAACACCATTAACAATAATTCTATTATTTGTATTCTTAACTATATGTGTTGCTTCATCATTTTCTATTTCCTCATTTAGTTGAACTTCAATTTGATTAACTTTGACAAAATAATATAACTCTTCTAAACTTAAATCTCCATTAGTTAAAACATCTTTACTTAACTCTATTCTACTCACATGATATGATTGAATTATACTATATAATGCTTGTGAAATGTTTTTTACTTCAAAAGATATTTTTATTCCAATATTTCTAAGTTCCAAAAGATTTTTTATAACTATTTGATTTTCAATAACTTCATCTTCTTTTATAGAGATTGTGATTTGTGATAAAGAAGTTTTTGACATTGAAAGAATAACTGTAAAAACTTCAAAAAAACTTTCTTTTTCAAGCATTTTCAAAGATATCGGCAAGATAATTTTA contains the following coding sequences:
- a CDS encoding DUF2357 domain-containing protein codes for the protein MKRKYDSRLFQESIISEINKVEKELDFPNIFYDAVKKGKITRKQFQKLEYKKFDEDWISNLESFFPSLDKITRNLRSSLRYETEILPIEKTRRTNPESIRHLIQNTRYIREVVDEDGIIPEKVLNNLSEIEYGIYENRFIMTLICRLNDYLSNRLKTIKEHMHGFKETNFDLSNEFHLNNANYELSVSLKALEEMDSKEIDEHNHRVYERVEEAYKIVSRMYHSEFMRIMLRYKKVKAPIMKTQIILKNPDFRNAYLLWLYLDRIHVLDYTLESEIRNKRFNRDYHLQLDQGILFLFSVIFNNSNLGSANNSDEKLVSRSIKPKDNREDYVADASIDLPYLDMEPQQATEYYLKKAKQIFGKQFDEISKFNSNEKHNLKQILLDQYAIVDQVYEHYFNSNQDEDVFNRLINANDPVKKFNDAEHKYIITKMAREVKEKMYNEALVLENKWVKEVLTYQKEATETLKNRGIKETNDEITKLSKNVDKELAKVEKDLNAKNRRTLQARKRQVDAQIIKIKKKHQDELKKFKEKEVLRLAKEKAKLKEKQQKEKERLKLKKQKELQKSRELLLKKKELERQKQKAKLNKQKADITNKNNKSLKN